In the candidate division WOR-3 bacterium genome, TACTATTATCCCGGCACCGTGTATTGGACCCAAAGCCTGTCCGCGCTGTGATCCCAGGCCAATTGCTTGCTGAATGCTTTCCACTCTTTCTTTGTGGCTTCAGTCGGCTTCTTGGGCAGCTTTGTCTTAATCGGAATGTCATCTGTACGCATTACTCTGCCGCGGGCTTTCTCCTTGAGTCTATCAAGAAGATGTTCGGCTGGATGCTCCCATCCCATTCTCTCCTTTGCCCATTTTTGATCCACGGGTATCATTGCAACCAGTTCAGGGCTATCCATTGTCTCAAGACCCTTCACACTTAGAGTGGCATTTCGACTACCGTGGTGACCGACCTTATAGAGTACAGTACGGCGGATTAGATCTTCACCTTTTAATGTCTCGCCGTCCTGGTCTTCACTTGGACAGGGTACTTCTAGCCAGGTAAGCCAGTTTCCAACTTGGGCATCAGCAGCAAATAGCAGAACCTTGCGCGGCTCGGTTTCTGTCAGCTCGATGGCCAGCACAAGGCTGGTGTTGTTTGTTCTGGTATGAATACTCAAGGCGAGTTGCTCAACCGTATCCAGCCAGGCAGTATCGATGCGTCGCCATTCTTGCCCATGCCCCTTTCGATTCAAAAAGCCATAGTGCTTCTGGAAGAATTGTCCGTAATCTGTGCGTTTGTGTTTTGGTTTTCTAACAAGATCAAGTGTTATCTCAAGCATCTCGTCAAATGGATGACTTCGATTGAAGAGCTGTTCGTCTTCGTCCTCAAGCGAATCGATTCCAGTAGCCGCAAGCGCTGCGACGGCGAATGCAGAATATTCATCAATGTCTGTTAGCTCTGGGTACAACTCACTTTTTTTCTGCAATTTCTTGATCATTTCGACGTCTTTTGGCGGACCGAGTACGTAGATTCTGATCCCAGGAACGCCAGGTAACCTGAGTGGTTCCATGCCTGGTTGAAGGTAGTCCTCAGTCCTGACTGGTGGGTTCTTGCTCTGTTCGCGCAGGAACTTCAGCTGAGCGGCATTGCCGCCCGTGCTGGATGCCAGCATATTCGGGGATTCATAATCTGACATCCTCTGGAGCATTGCGGCCAATGGTTCGTTCGCCATTGCGAGTCGGTTGACAACCGAGGTGAGTGCGCGCATCCTGAGGCCAAATTGCCGCTTTAATTCCTTAGCGACGGGGTCAGCGGAATCCTCAGTCCATGCTAACCAAAGGTCGTCTATCTCAATTTTTTTGAAGATCTCTCTTGCATACTTGAATCCATACAAGTGGTCGGTGTGTTCATGTGTTATAGCTACAGTATGAAGATGATATCCGGTCGCTTTAGCGATGTCATTCGCGACTTTCTGCATTCTCTGCGCGTTCTCGGGGTAGAAATGGTGCACGCCGCAGTCAATGAGCATGTAGTGCGCATTACCGTCCTGCGCGCGGAACGCAAGAAGTAAACAATCCCCGAATCCGGGGTTGTACATGCGAACCGTAACACCCGATGGCGGTGCTTGCATTGCTGGTTTGGGTGTGTGGCTATGGGGAGACATTATACCACCTCCTCTGGCACGGGATACCGGTGGAGAAGTGCAAAAGGCTCGACTGTCATCTCCCCGGTTATGCCTTTCTGTGGCGAGGTTATATTGTGGAAGTAAATCCTGCACGGATTGCCGAAATAAACGGTTCGGTCTGAAGGTTCCGTATCCCGCGTGAGAAATTCGCGCATGCGGTCCAATCGGTTCTTGCTTCCAATTCTTTTGTAGATACAGTACCGCACCTCCGCAGACATTAGATCTACTATGAGGGTACATCCGCCGCGGAAGATAAAATCTGGCTTAGGTGGTTTGATCTTGCCACGATCTGCTTTATCTTGAATATCCGGGTCATAATAACCGCGACGGCGCTGGGTCATCTCGATGACTAAATTTGTGATAGCTTCACCATCTGGGCCGATGCGGCGGGCAGGCCGTACAGAGTGAATCTCAAGGGTGGGCACGCCCTTATCGTCCCTATAGAAAGCTTCTGGTGCATTCTTGTTCAGCACAATACGGGCGACCTTGGCAGCCTTGCGGGCACTGGCATTGGTGCACCACTGCTGTAGCAGCCTCCTGCTACGTTGCGTTTGCTCGAAAACCTTCCTACGGTCTGTTGTTAGTGTCCATTCGGGAACTAACTCGCGCATTCTATCAGAACCGCTGAACACCTGTCGGAATGCTTTCTTTTCATTTTCATCCGGCTTATGCCACAAAAGGTTTTCCTCGGATAGATTTCGGACATCGCGGGGGAAAATACCTCGTCGTCGGAATGCCTCGGTGATAGCAAGCCGATAGTTGTGTCGATCATCCGTTACTAAATCGGCGTCGGCCGTAATCAGGGCGCGTAAATAATCACCGAAATCAACATCAACGGGCGGGCAGTAATCAAGGGCTCGTATACATATATTGAGCATGTGGCGAGCTGTCTTAGCTGCTTCTTGAGCTAATCGTTCTACAAGATCAGGATGAAGGTCGCATTGTGGCAGCGACGTATTGTGTCCACTGATACGTAAGAGATCAGCGATTCGCCTTTTATAGATAGTCAAGAAAGCTTCGAATACAGCAGCAACAAGTATGGCACCGCGGTTGTGCGGCTCGGTGGTGTGCAGGATCTTTTCCGGGTCTGGTCTTTCCGGAACCCATTCTTGTTTTGTTTTGTCAAAATGGCCGATTGCGCTGCGTAGTGCGCCGTAACGCTCGATGGCCTGGCCAAACTGGTAGGCCAGTCCGCCTAAGAGATTTTGTTTCTCCAGATCGCCGTGTGTAAGGGCGATCTGGTGGCGCAATACTTCCGGGTACGTGAAGTGCTGGAACAGGGCAACGATGTCGGCAAAAGCTTCATGAAGAGCCCAGACGTCTACATTGGTGGGTTCTATGAACCGCCTGTGCAGGCCATCGAGTAATGCATGAGTAGTTTCGTGGGCGACGATATCATGGGAAAGGCATGTAAAAACAGTCTCGCCAGGCATATTCTCTCCCGGCGTGGTAGACGAAGCCGGGAAGTAACCGAAGAGCAATGCTTTTTTGGCGGGACTGTAGTAGGCGTTGGCCTCGCGTAGAGCGTGGGGGTAGATACGTAACAGCTCCACAAAATCATACTTCAGTCCGTCTTTGATTTTGATATAGCGAGGTGACCACAGAGCGCGACGTCCAAGGGCTCGTTCGAAATGGTCGATCGTGGTGCGAGCGACGGCATAGACCATCTGTTGATGAAAATGGGGATTACCTTCCGAGGGTGGGAAACCGTCTTGTGCAAGCAGATGCTTGTCGTTTAGATCCACCGGAGCATAGAAAACCTGGGTTGCTGGATCGTAATCGACTACTTCAAGGTAACTATCTGAAGGCCCCGGCTCTAAATTCTTATCCCATGGAAGTTTGATGGTCACCTCATTGATGTCATGGGTTTCAATGTTACGGCTGAGGATGGGATCAAAGGCGAAAGCACGCAGGCGCCTTTTTAGCGGAGGCGCTACCTTATTCCTGTTCAAGATTGGTTTCATTGTCTGCCTCCTATCTCTACTTAATACAATACATTTTGGGAACAAGCAGGCATCCATGTTCCACATTATCAGTCAAAACAAGATACTGGTCCGCTACATAAGGATAGCTGGGATAAGTTGTTAAGTTCGCCCCATAGCTGATCTATGTTGACAACTTCCCCAGCTAAGCTGTTGATTCCGGATCCTCCAATTTTTTCAGGGACATCAATAGATATACAATCAGCACAAACATACTTCCGACTATGATGTCCGATAGAATAGCGCGGCAATACGACACATGATAACGAGCATAGTGCTTTTCCTCGAGGCCCATTGTTGTAGCATATGCACTTTGTGCAAGCGTTTCTTGTATATCGGTTGATTGCCGCGCCAAATCGACATTAAGCACCATGTTGATAGCTGCAATGATTCCCACTGTTATAATCGCGACCATTCGAGCTCTATGTTTACGGCTCAGGAATAAGCGCGCATTTTTTGACGAAAGTATCCATCCGAGTACAATGATGAGAAAACCTACCGTTCCCCAGACGTTACTTGTCCATGCCTCATAGTTATCTTTGGAAGCAGTATGAAGCAGTTTGAAAGTCGATTCTGCATGAACTGTATCTATTTGCTGTGTTGACGCTGCAATCGCTGGCTCGACCCCGCTTGCCATAGCCAGAGACGAAAAAATCGTCAATTTTATGACCGCGACAACCGTTATGCACAGCATTATACGCAAGTTGTTGTTTTTTCTAATTATCATGCGTTCGCGGACTTTTACGGCGTACGCTAAAACGCCGCAATCGATTTGAAACAGTTCTAATTCGCATTGTGTCTCCTGCTAAAGGTGTATTTGCACAAGACCAGAATACAGTCTTTCATTCTTAATGATTCAAGACAGATTGGATAAGAATCAGCGAAATAGCACACCTAGTTGCCATGTGAGAAACTGAGTTGGGTCGTCAGTGAATATGTGGTGATAGTCTAGTCCAAATTCCAGGCTAAATGGAGCGTTGAGGGGTATTTGCCAACCAGCACCAATATTCAGTCCGATTTCATTGTTTCCCGTTTTGGGCAGGTAATAACCGCATCCAGCCTGGACATAATATCTCAAGGGTGTACCTGATGGACTCGGAAAGAGAGCCTTGCAGTTCAGTGAGACGTTATTCCAGCGTGGGTGTTCCACGTTCAGGTAACTTTCCGCAGTGAATTGATTAATTCCGAACATGAGCATCAATCGTAAGTATGTTGTGAATGAATAGTCGAGGTTGAGACGTGCATGAATATTTGCGTCAGCCAATGAATCAAGATCCCGGAGTGGATGGGTCGATCCGACATGAAAACTGATGTGTGGCCCACGAAGATAGGATACTTCAACCTTGGGATTATCTGCTTGGGCTGCTGCAGTACTGAAAAACACCAGCATTAGTACCACCCACAGCTTTAGCCAATACAATGCCTTCATATGACCTCCTCCTGTAAGGTATATACTTCAGCTTATTGATTGCCACGTATACTCATTAATCGTGGTTCTCGGAAAATTCCTCTGGGGAATTCTGGGCAACGGTGCGCCAGCAATTACTCGTCCGCCCTTCCCAGGTTCTCCCTGATAATAACTAGCTGAATTCATGATATAACAGATATCAATTCTAACTGTGACGTACTACCTACCTTCACTTACCTTCCCCGCACTGCATTGGATGTTCTTCAAGAACACATATTCTTTACACCGCACAGCAAGGGTGGTTTT is a window encoding:
- a CDS encoding porin family protein codes for the protein MKALYWLKLWVVLMLVFFSTAAAQADNPKVEVSYLRGPHISFHVGSTHPLRDLDSLADANIHARLNLDYSFTTYLRLMLMFGINQFTAESYLNVEHPRWNNVSLNCKALFPSPSGTPLRYYVQAGCGYYLPKTGNNEIGLNIGAGWQIPLNAPFSLEFGLDYHHIFTDDPTQFLTWQLGVLFR